A single region of the Pseudorhodoplanes sp. genome encodes:
- a CDS encoding circularly permuted type 2 ATP-grasp protein — MPVAFDEMHGTEGAVRPAYALLSDWLSEIRPDVLDYRRREAELVFRRIGITFAVYGEAEAQERLIPFDVIPRILTASEWATLSRGLEQRVKALNLYIKDVYGKRECLRAGIVPEDLVFQNPVFRPEMNGQKVPHGIYVHIAGIDIVRVDANTFYVLEDNARTPSGVSYMLENREIMMRLFPELFSRHRVTPVENYPDELLGTLQSVAPDSAPGEPTVVLMTPGVFNSAYYEHSFLADKMGIELVEGRDLFVRNETVYMRTTQGPKRVDVIYRRIDDDFIDPLAFRPDSALGVPGLMSAYQAGNVTLANAVGTGIADDKAVYSYMPDIVKFFLGEEPILKNVPTWRCREPEHLSYVLDNLEQLVVKEVHGSGGYGMLIGPSADKATIAAFRAKLKSSPENFIAQPTLALSTCPTCVDSGLAPRHVDLRPFVLTGRDRVRIVPGGLTRVAMMAGSLVVNSSQGGGTKDTWVLAG; from the coding sequence ATGCCGGTGGCGTTTGATGAAATGCATGGGACAGAAGGCGCGGTCCGTCCCGCCTATGCCCTGTTGTCAGACTGGCTCTCCGAAATCCGCCCCGATGTGCTTGATTATCGCCGCCGCGAGGCCGAGCTGGTCTTCCGCCGCATCGGCATCACCTTCGCGGTTTACGGCGAGGCCGAGGCGCAGGAACGGCTCATTCCCTTCGACGTCATACCCCGCATCCTGACGGCTTCCGAATGGGCCACCCTGTCGCGCGGGCTCGAGCAAAGGGTGAAGGCGCTCAACCTTTACATTAAAGACGTCTACGGAAAGCGCGAATGCCTGCGCGCCGGTATCGTGCCGGAGGACCTCGTCTTCCAGAATCCCGTCTTCCGTCCGGAAATGAACGGGCAAAAAGTCCCGCACGGCATCTACGTGCATATCGCCGGCATCGACATCGTCCGCGTCGATGCAAACACCTTCTACGTTCTTGAAGACAATGCGCGGACGCCCTCCGGAGTCTCCTACATGCTGGAGAACCGCGAGATCATGATGCGGCTGTTCCCGGAATTGTTTTCCCGTCATCGGGTGACGCCGGTGGAGAATTACCCGGACGAATTGCTTGGCACATTGCAGTCGGTGGCGCCGGATTCGGCGCCTGGCGAGCCGACCGTGGTGCTGATGACACCCGGCGTTTTCAACTCCGCCTATTACGAGCATTCGTTTCTGGCTGACAAGATGGGCATCGAACTGGTGGAGGGACGCGATCTCTTCGTCAGGAACGAGACCGTCTATATGCGCACCACCCAGGGGCCGAAACGCGTCGACGTGATCTACCGTCGCATCGACGACGACTTCATCGATCCGCTCGCCTTCCGGCCGGATTCAGCGCTCGGCGTGCCGGGCCTGATGTCGGCTTACCAGGCCGGCAATGTGACGCTCGCCAACGCGGTCGGCACCGGCATCGCCGACGACAAGGCCGTCTACAGTTACATGCCGGATATCGTGAAATTCTTCCTCGGCGAAGAGCCAATCCTGAAGAATGTGCCGACCTGGCGCTGCCGCGAGCCGGAACATCTTTCCTACGTGCTCGACAATCTCGAGCAGCTTGTGGTCAAGGAAGTGCACGGGTCCGGCGGCTACGGCATGCTGATTGGACCGAGTGCCGACAAGGCCACGATCGCGGCGTTCCGCGCCAAACTGAAATCTTCTCCGGAGAACTTCATCGCGCAGCCGACGCTGGCGCTATCGACATGCCCGACCTGCGTCGATTCCGGCTTGGCGCCGCGCCATGTCGATCTGCGGCCGTTCGTGCTCACCGGCCGCGACCGCGTGCGCATCGTGCCCGGCGGATTGACGCGCGTCGCAATGATGGCGGGTTCATTGGTGGTGAATTCCAGCCAAGGTGGCGGAACGAAAGACACATGGGTGCTGGCGGGATGA
- a CDS encoding alpha-E domain-containing protein, with translation MLSRTADNLYWLARYVERAEYLARILEATQRLTAVPIDTAGESNEWESAVATAGCAHAFHAAYDEANEDNVIDFLAFSTANPSSIRSCFEVARTNARAVRTALTMEMWDAINGTWLELKRYGNGPTSREEFSRFLRWVQESSLRFDGSAYRTMLRNDAYWFTRLGIYLERADNTARILDVKYHLLLPAQEHVGGPLDYFQWAAILRSVSALTSYHWVYRESLKPWLVADLLMLKEEMPRSLASCYENIVRYLDEIAAAYGRQGPAQRLARGIRTRLQNSKMDSIFQSGLHEFIQEFIADNNRIGQTITQQYLT, from the coding sequence ATGCTCTCCCGCACGGCCGACAATCTTTACTGGCTCGCACGTTACGTCGAGCGCGCCGAATATCTTGCCCGCATTCTCGAAGCCACCCAGCGCCTTACCGCCGTGCCGATCGACACCGCCGGCGAGAGCAATGAATGGGAATCGGCGGTCGCGACCGCCGGCTGCGCCCACGCCTTCCACGCCGCCTATGACGAAGCCAACGAAGACAATGTCATCGATTTCCTCGCGTTCTCGACGGCCAATCCGTCGTCGATCCGCTCCTGTTTCGAAGTTGCCCGCACCAATGCCCGCGCCGTGCGAACCGCCCTTACCATGGAAATGTGGGATGCGATCAACGGCACCTGGCTCGAGCTGAAGCGGTACGGCAACGGTCCGACCTCGCGCGAGGAATTCTCGCGCTTCCTGCGTTGGGTGCAGGAATCCTCCCTGCGCTTCGACGGCTCAGCGTACAGAACGATGCTGCGCAATGATGCCTATTGGTTCACGCGGCTCGGCATTTATCTCGAGCGCGCCGACAACACGGCGCGCATTCTCGACGTCAAATATCACCTGCTGCTGCCGGCGCAGGAGCATGTCGGCGGCCCGCTCGACTATTTTCAATGGGCCGCAATCCTGCGCTCGGTCTCCGCGCTCACGTCCTATCACTGGGTCTACCGCGAGAGTCTGAAACCCTGGCTGGTCGCCGATTTGCTTATGCTCAAGGAGGAGATGCCGCGCTCGCTGGCGAGCTGCTACGAGAATATCGTCCGCTACCTCGACGAAATCGCCGCTGCCTACGGCCGCCAAGGTCCGGCACAGCGGCTGGCCCGCGGCATCCGCACGCGGCTGCAGAACAGCAAGATGGACAGCATTTTCCAGAGCGGCCTGCACGAATTCATTCAGGAATTCATCGCCGACAACAACCGCATCGGTCAGACCATCACGCAGCAATATCTGACCTGA
- a CDS encoding AraC family transcriptional regulator, producing the protein MQKLAYSTDDLPPDYDEPARLAHWQDFAAAVYGSLDCTKSPDRPFSLNMSFEFLGNVGLGSVSSTLTRASRPRDPRADDNFALLIAGGSEPTLCWDGPQEFTLTPGSAMLFEGRSCNGGETRGDLIFTSLTFPKRALLELVPDALDRMSHGVPADLPAMRHLCGYLDLLQDSDGLGQSPQLRSFAGTAIVDLVALALGADRDAAVVASMRGVRGARLHELLNLMQARFCDPSFSAAAAASKLGVTPRSVQLLLEESGSTFSERVLELRLQKARAMLADQRCDRLKIGEIALACGFADATYFNRCFRRRFGTTPTQYRGSAV; encoded by the coding sequence ATGCAGAAGCTTGCCTATTCCACCGACGATCTGCCGCCTGACTACGACGAACCGGCGCGGCTGGCGCATTGGCAGGATTTCGCGGCGGCGGTTTACGGTTCGCTCGACTGCACCAAGTCCCCCGACCGCCCATTCTCGCTGAACATGAGTTTCGAATTTTTGGGCAATGTCGGACTTGGCAGCGTTTCAAGCACGCTCACACGCGCGTCGAGGCCGCGCGATCCGCGTGCCGATGACAATTTTGCATTGCTGATTGCTGGCGGAAGCGAGCCAACCCTTTGCTGGGATGGGCCGCAGGAGTTCACGCTGACGCCCGGTTCGGCAATGCTTTTTGAAGGCAGGAGCTGCAATGGCGGCGAGACCCGCGGCGACCTGATCTTTACCAGCCTGACATTTCCCAAGCGCGCGCTGCTCGAACTGGTTCCGGATGCACTGGATCGCATGTCCCACGGTGTTCCGGCGGACCTTCCGGCCATGCGGCATCTCTGCGGATACCTCGACCTGCTGCAAGACTCCGACGGCCTCGGACAGTCGCCGCAACTGCGGTCCTTCGCCGGGACGGCTATCGTCGATCTGGTAGCACTCGCACTCGGCGCCGATCGCGATGCGGCGGTGGTTGCGTCGATGCGCGGGGTGCGCGGCGCCAGATTGCACGAGCTGTTGAATCTCATGCAGGCGAGGTTCTGCGATCCATCCTTTTCCGCGGCGGCCGCGGCGTCAAAGCTCGGCGTGACGCCGCGAAGCGTTCAGCTTTTGCTGGAGGAGAGCGGATCGACCTTCTCGGAGCGCGTGCTGGAACTGCGCTTGCAGAAGGCGCGTGCGATGCTGGCGGATCAAAGATGCGATCGCCTGAAGATTGGCGAAATCGCGCTCGCCTGCGGCTTTGCCGATGCGACCTATTTCAACCGCTGCTTCCGCCGCAGGTTCGGCACGACGCCGACGCAGTATCGCGGCTCTGCCGTGTAG
- a CDS encoding transglutaminase family protein, whose translation MRIQIAHDTSYRYAQPVSSIIQTLRLTPRNHDGQYVVSWRIHLSADCPLIGHDDAFGNLTHTFTTDTPVQELVVRVEGEAETEDTQGVIRGAIERFPPSLFLRQTQLTAADEPITEFAAQIAAESGKDELNRLHAMLSALNREITFDTDPTHPATTASEAFAIRRGVCQDITHIFIAAARSLQIPARYVSGYFHRADGVVQQEAGHAWAEAHVPHLGWVGFDATNGICATDAHLRVAIGLDYLGAAPVRGARFGGGAEDMSVVINVDQAMRQTQN comes from the coding sequence ATGCGCATCCAGATCGCTCACGACACCAGCTACCGCTATGCGCAGCCGGTCTCCAGCATCATCCAGACGCTGCGGCTGACCCCGCGCAATCACGACGGGCAATATGTGGTGTCGTGGCGCATCCACCTCTCCGCCGATTGCCCGCTCATCGGCCACGACGACGCGTTCGGCAATCTTACTCACACCTTCACCACTGACACGCCGGTGCAGGAGCTCGTCGTCCGCGTGGAAGGCGAGGCCGAAACGGAAGACACGCAGGGTGTCATCCGCGGCGCCATCGAGCGATTTCCGCCATCCCTGTTCCTGCGCCAGACGCAACTGACCGCCGCAGACGAGCCCATTACAGAGTTCGCCGCACAGATCGCGGCCGAAAGCGGCAAGGACGAATTGAACCGGCTGCATGCCATGCTCTCGGCCCTGAACAGGGAAATCACTTTCGATACCGATCCGACGCATCCCGCCACCACCGCCAGCGAGGCCTTCGCAATCAGGCGCGGCGTCTGTCAGGACATCACCCACATTTTCATTGCCGCCGCGCGCAGCCTGCAGATCCCGGCGCGCTATGTCAGCGGCTATTTCCATCGCGCCGACGGCGTCGTACAGCAGGAAGCCGGCCATGCCTGGGCCGAAGCGCATGTTCCACATCTCGGCTGGGTGGGTTTCGATGCCACCAACGGAATTTGCGCAACTGACGCCCATCTGCGGGTGGCGATCGGACTGGATTATCTCGGCGCGGCGCCTGTGCGCGGCGCGCGCTTCGGCGGCGGTGCCGAAGACATGTCGGTCGTCATCAATGTGGATCAGGCTATGCGCCAGACGCAGAATTGA
- a CDS encoding peptidase yields MTYCCGILVREGLVMIADTRTNAGLDNVSTFRKLHVLKHPGERVMAIASSGNLALSQSVISILTEGLENKETGELETLMNAPTMFQAAQRIGKVIRSIHDTEGAALESADVKFDVSLLFGGQIKGERMRLFMIYSAGNFIECTTDTPYLQIGEHKYGKPVLDRAISYGVDLYDALKIGLISMDSTMRSNLGVGMPIDILVARRDTCDAELSYRIEPGEPYFHDLRERWSAALRAAHIAIPRPPYAGSA; encoded by the coding sequence ATGACGTATTGCTGCGGAATTCTGGTCCGCGAAGGCCTGGTGATGATCGCCGATACCCGCACCAATGCCGGGCTCGACAATGTCTCCACCTTCCGCAAGCTCCATGTCCTCAAGCATCCCGGCGAACGCGTCATGGCGATCGCCTCGTCAGGCAATCTGGCGTTGAGCCAATCGGTGATCAGCATTCTCACCGAAGGCCTGGAGAACAAGGAGACCGGCGAACTGGAAACCCTGATGAACGCGCCGACCATGTTCCAGGCGGCGCAGCGCATCGGCAAGGTGATCCGCAGCATTCACGACACCGAAGGCGCCGCCCTGGAATCCGCCGACGTGAAGTTCGACGTCTCATTGCTGTTCGGCGGCCAGATCAAGGGCGAGCGGATGCGCCTGTTCATGATCTATTCAGCGGGCAATTTCATCGAATGCACAACCGACACGCCCTATCTGCAGATCGGCGAGCACAAATACGGCAAGCCAGTGCTCGACCGTGCGATCTCCTATGGTGTCGATCTCTATGACGCCCTGAAGATCGGACTGATCTCCATGGATTCCACCATGCGCTCCAATCTCGGCGTCGGCATGCCGATCGACATTTTGGTGGCACGGCGCGACACCTGCGACGCCGAATTGTCCTACCGCATCGAGCCGGGCGAGCCGTATTTCCACGATCTGCGCGAGCGCTGGTCGGCCGCCTTGCGGGCGGCGCACATCGCCATTCCGCGTCCGCCTTACGCCGGATCGGCCTGA
- a CDS encoding EAL domain-containing protein — protein MTATRSQLANGGVKSSWDRARLGIVIPISVIVVVAIICIVVAVTTSARRADEVALDHEKRLFTRAIVTHGEQILRELASVASTPQAIRSIRNNFDPSWTQRRLGLWLKTHFDHDFIFVANDSDHLIYALLGRNSVEPSWFNTILPELNPTIDYIRGRSGNHPSGAVTIIEHDRQTQGDPSNRASLIQKFLGRPAIVAAVLVTPDGNVTAEDRRTSPIAMSVKFIDEDVLSMIAGRLQLIRLRGEGAEPVDESDYAFELKDDHDRKIAGFVWTPKRPGSEIVASVVPFIAVAFAGFALLTVLVYGYIRRSAATIASGEERLRYLAMHDALCGLPNRNYFGEALESAIRNVRRGGEPAAVFYIDLDHFKDVNDTLGHPVGDELIRCVTARLSGTLRPDDLVARLGGDEFAVITTLATDMPTLQRIADRIISALCAPYCINGHDILIGASIGIAVIDSRSGTGAADIMRYADMALYRAKNEGRNRACIYDAAMNADLSNRKSLEHDLRQAIDNNGLRLLYQPIVNASGDTMIGVEALARWSHPERGDVEPSQFIPIAEHSGLIIDLGEWVLRQACLDGKAWPALTMAVNVSPIQFRRPDFVDMVERILAETAFNPSLLELELTESTLLGNVDSAEIAMHRLKAIGVRLALDDFGTGYSSLAYLRRFPFDKLKIDRSFVRSIERAPDAAAIVHAIVSLGRGLGMKVTAEGVETAEQQLFLRAAGVHCMQGYRFGKPGSANIVGTRLAMRSTHRSIVSDAAALAG, from the coding sequence GTGACGGCCACCCGTTCACAGTTGGCCAACGGCGGAGTGAAGTCGAGCTGGGATCGCGCGCGGCTCGGCATCGTCATTCCCATCAGCGTTATCGTGGTGGTTGCGATCATCTGCATCGTGGTCGCGGTGACGACGTCGGCGAGACGCGCCGACGAGGTTGCGCTCGATCACGAGAAGCGTCTGTTCACGCGCGCGATTGTGACGCACGGCGAACAGATTCTGCGCGAGTTGGCAAGTGTCGCGTCGACCCCGCAGGCCATCCGCTCCATTCGCAATAATTTCGATCCCTCCTGGACCCAGCGGCGGCTCGGCCTCTGGCTGAAGACCCATTTCGATCACGACTTCATTTTCGTCGCCAACGACTCAGATCATCTCATTTATGCGCTGCTCGGGCGCAACAGCGTCGAACCGAGCTGGTTCAATACCATCCTGCCGGAACTGAATCCGACCATCGATTATATTCGCGGACGCTCCGGCAACCACCCGAGCGGCGCCGTCACCATCATCGAGCATGACCGGCAGACGCAAGGCGATCCGTCCAATCGGGCTTCGCTGATTCAAAAGTTTCTCGGACGCCCCGCCATTGTCGCCGCGGTTCTGGTCACACCCGACGGCAATGTCACCGCCGAAGACCGCCGCACCTCCCCCATCGCCATGTCGGTCAAGTTTATCGATGAAGACGTTCTTTCGATGATTGCCGGACGGTTGCAGTTGATCCGGCTGCGCGGGGAAGGCGCCGAACCTGTGGACGAGTCCGACTACGCCTTTGAGCTGAAGGATGATCACGACCGGAAGATTGCCGGATTTGTCTGGACGCCGAAGCGGCCCGGTTCGGAAATCGTCGCCAGCGTCGTTCCGTTCATCGCGGTTGCGTTTGCCGGCTTCGCGCTGCTGACGGTGCTGGTCTATGGCTATATCCGCCGCAGCGCCGCGACCATTGCCTCCGGCGAGGAGCGGTTGCGCTATCTCGCCATGCACGACGCCCTATGCGGGCTGCCGAACCGCAACTATTTCGGCGAAGCGCTGGAATCGGCGATCCGGAACGTTCGCCGTGGCGGTGAGCCGGCGGCGGTCTTCTATATCGACCTCGATCATTTCAAGGATGTCAACGATACCCTCGGTCATCCCGTCGGCGACGAATTGATACGCTGCGTCACCGCGCGCCTCAGCGGCACCCTCAGGCCGGACGATCTCGTGGCGCGGCTTGGCGGCGACGAATTCGCGGTGATCACGACCCTCGCCACCGACATGCCGACCCTGCAGCGGATTGCCGACCGCATCATCTCGGCCTTGTGCGCCCCCTATTGCATTAACGGCCACGATATCCTGATCGGCGCCAGCATCGGCATCGCAGTCATCGATAGCCGCTCCGGCACCGGCGCGGCCGACATCATGCGTTACGCCGACATGGCGCTTTACCGCGCCAAGAATGAAGGCCGCAACCGCGCCTGCATCTACGACGCGGCGATGAATGCCGATCTCTCGAACCGCAAATCGCTGGAGCATGACCTGCGTCAGGCCATCGACAATAACGGCCTGCGTCTGCTCTATCAGCCCATCGTGAATGCCTCCGGCGACACCATGATCGGCGTCGAGGCGCTGGCGCGCTGGTCGCATCCGGAGCGCGGCGATGTCGAGCCGTCGCAATTCATCCCGATTGCCGAGCATTCCGGCCTGATCATTGACCTCGGCGAATGGGTGCTGCGTCAGGCCTGCCTCGACGGCAAGGCCTGGCCCGCCCTCACCATGGCGGTCAATGTCTCGCCCATCCAGTTCCGTCGGCCGGACTTTGTCGACATGGTCGAGCGCATTCTTGCGGAGACGGCGTTCAATCCCTCGCTGCTCGAACTGGAGCTCACCGAAAGCACCCTGCTCGGCAATGTCGATTCCGCCGAAATCGCGATGCACCGTCTGAAGGCGATCGGCGTGCGGCTGGCGCTGGACGATTTCGGCACCGGCTATTCCAGCCTCGCCTATCTGCGGCGCTTCCCCTTCGACAAGCTCAAGATCGACCGCAGCTTCGTACGTTCGATCGAGCGCGCGCCGGACGCCGCCGCTATCGTGCATGCCATCGTGAGTCTGGGGCGCGGCCTCGGCATGAAGGTCACCGCCGAAGGCGTCGAGACGGCCGAGCAGCAACTGTTCCTGCGCGCAGCCGGCGTGCACTGCATGCAGGGCTACCGCTTCGGCAAGCCTGGCTCGGCGAATATCGTCGGCACGCGCCTTGCCATGCGCTCAACTCACCGCAGCATCGTCAGCGACGCCGCCGCGCTCGCGGGCTGA
- a CDS encoding SDR family oxidoreductase encodes MAGGKIALVTGAGTGVGRAAALALMKDGFDTVLAGRRKEPLEAVANEGKSFGVKTLVVPTDVTDPASIKALFAKTRETFGRLDVLFNNAGVGAPAVPLEDLPFDKWKAAVDTNLTAPFLCTQEAFRIMKDQSPRGGRIINNGSISAYAPRPMTVAYTATKHAITGLTKSTALDGRPYDIACGQIDIGNAISPLTERMAEGVMQPDGTKRPEPRMPAEDVGRAISYMASLPLESNVLFMTVMATKMPFVGRG; translated from the coding sequence ATGGCGGGTGGGAAAATCGCGCTTGTCACGGGCGCGGGAACGGGCGTTGGGCGCGCGGCTGCCCTGGCGCTGATGAAGGACGGGTTCGATACCGTGCTTGCCGGCCGCCGCAAGGAGCCGCTCGAGGCCGTCGCCAATGAAGGCAAATCCTTCGGCGTGAAAACGCTCGTCGTGCCGACCGACGTCACCGACCCGGCCTCGATCAAGGCGCTGTTCGCCAAGACCAGGGAAACTTTCGGACGCCTCGACGTGCTGTTCAACAATGCCGGCGTCGGCGCGCCGGCGGTGCCGCTGGAAGATCTCCCCTTCGACAAATGGAAGGCCGCCGTCGACACGAATCTGACCGCGCCCTTCCTGTGCACGCAGGAAGCCTTCCGCATCATGAAGGACCAGTCTCCGCGCGGCGGACGCATCATCAATAACGGCTCGATCTCGGCGTACGCACCGCGGCCGATGACCGTCGCCTATACTGCGACCAAGCACGCCATCACCGGCCTCACCAAATCAACCGCGCTCGACGGCCGCCCCTATGACATTGCCTGCGGCCAGATCGACATCGGCAATGCAATCTCGCCGCTCACCGAACGGATGGCGGAAGGCGTGATGCAGCCCGACGGCACCAAGCGGCCGGAGCCGCGCATGCCGGCGGAAGATGTTGGGCGCGCCATCAGCTACATGGCGAGTTTGCCGCTCGAGTCCAACGTGCTGTTCATGACGGTGATGGCCACCAAGATGCCGTTTGTCGGACGCGGCTAG
- a CDS encoding nucleoside transporter C-terminal domain-containing protein codes for MQILQSLAGVAVLLAVGWLISENRFAVSWRRVGVSLALTVLLAVLLLKVPPARAAFAAANGAVDAIAAATRAGTSFVFGYLGGAPLPFEPKFPGGEFILAFQALPIALVMSVLTTILFYWKILPPIVRGFSWVLERTLGIGGAVGLSTAANIFVGMVEAPLFIRPYMAKLTRAELFIVMTGGMAGIAGTVLVLYATILKPLIPDVAGHLLIASVLGAPAAILISELMVPETRTKSTGAQLDELPPIATSTMDAIAKGTSVGLELLLNIIAMLLVLVALVHLANAILGLVPDIGGAPVTLQRMLGLVMAPVCWLMGLPWREAVTAGELMGIKTILNEFIAYVELSKLPPDALGERSRLIMLYALCGFANFGSLGIMIGGLTAMAPERRDEIVSLGPKTIVSGTLATCVIGAIVGVLY; via the coding sequence ATGCAGATCTTGCAGTCGCTGGCGGGCGTCGCCGTCCTGCTGGCCGTTGGCTGGCTGATCAGTGAGAACCGATTTGCGGTGTCCTGGCGGCGTGTGGGCGTCAGCCTCGCGCTGACAGTCCTGCTCGCCGTCCTGCTGCTGAAAGTGCCGCCGGCGCGCGCGGCCTTCGCAGCCGCCAACGGCGCGGTCGATGCCATAGCGGCGGCGACCCGCGCCGGCACGAGCTTCGTCTTCGGCTATCTCGGCGGCGCGCCACTTCCATTCGAGCCCAAATTTCCCGGCGGCGAATTCATACTCGCCTTTCAGGCGCTGCCGATCGCGCTGGTGATGAGCGTGCTCACCACCATTCTGTTCTACTGGAAGATATTGCCGCCCATCGTGCGCGGTTTCTCCTGGGTGCTGGAGCGCACGCTCGGCATCGGCGGCGCGGTCGGACTGTCCACCGCCGCCAACATTTTCGTCGGCATGGTGGAAGCGCCGCTGTTCATCCGCCCGTACATGGCGAAGCTGACCCGCGCCGAATTGTTCATCGTGATGACCGGCGGCATGGCCGGCATCGCCGGCACCGTGCTGGTGCTCTACGCCACGATCCTCAAGCCGCTCATTCCCGACGTCGCCGGACACCTGCTCATCGCCTCGGTGCTCGGTGCCCCTGCCGCCATCCTGATCAGCGAGTTGATGGTGCCGGAGACGCGCACAAAGAGCACAGGCGCCCAATTGGACGAATTGCCGCCCATCGCCACGAGCACCATGGACGCCATTGCCAAAGGCACCAGTGTCGGCCTTGAGCTTCTGCTCAATATCATCGCCATGCTGCTGGTGCTGGTGGCGCTGGTTCATCTCGCCAATGCGATACTGGGTCTTGTTCCCGACATCGGCGGAGCGCCGGTGACATTGCAACGCATGCTGGGCCTCGTCATGGCGCCGGTCTGCTGGCTGATGGGCCTGCCCTGGCGCGAGGCGGTGACTGCCGGCGAGCTGATGGGGATAAAGACCATCCTCAACGAGTTCATCGCCTATGTGGAATTGTCCAAGCTGCCGCCCGACGCGCTCGGCGAACGCTCGCGCCTGATCATGCTCTACGCGCTGTGCGGCTTCGCCAATTTCGGCTCGCTCGGCATCATGATCGGCGGGCTCACCGCAATGGCGCCCGAGCGCCGCGACGAGATCGTCTCGCTCGGGCCGAAGACGATTGTCTCGGGCACGCTCGCGACCTGCGTGATCGGGGCGATTGTGGGTGTGCTCTACTGA
- a CDS encoding usg protein: MISEDFRRQVNGYGLTTAQILYRRPDHPWLLQTYVWQSYDLCPDFPELQGFLDFWQKSLEGILHSVTIAHSRLIKPAELKAVDGVFRLH, from the coding sequence ATGATTTCGGAAGATTTTCGGCGACAGGTTAACGGCTACGGCCTGACCACCGCACAGATCCTGTATCGGCGTCCCGACCATCCCTGGCTTCTGCAGACCTATGTCTGGCAAAGCTACGATCTTTGCCCGGATTTCCCCGAACTGCAGGGCTTTCTCGACTTCTGGCAAAAGTCGCTGGAAGGCATCCTGCATTCAGTGACGATCGCGCATTCACGACTGATCAAGCCGGCGGAATTGAAGGCGGTCGACGGCGTCTTCCGGCTACACTAA
- the groES gene encoding co-chaperone GroES, protein MKFRPLHDRVVVKRIDADEKTAGGIIIPDTAKEKPQTGEVIAVGPGGRDETGKLTPLDVKVGDHVLFGKWSGTEVKLDGVDYLIMKESDIMGVLEGSAAKKKAA, encoded by the coding sequence ATGAAGTTTCGTCCGCTTCACGACCGCGTTGTCGTCAAGCGCATCGATGCCGACGAAAAAACCGCCGGCGGCATCATCATTCCTGACACCGCGAAGGAAAAGCCGCAGACCGGCGAAGTAATCGCCGTGGGTCCTGGCGGCCGTGACGAAACCGGCAAGCTCACTCCGCTCGATGTCAAGGTCGGCGACCATGTCCTGTTCGGCAAGTGGTCCGGCACCGAAGTGAAGCTCGATGGCGTCGATTACCTCATCATGAAAGAGAGCGACATCATGGGCGTGCTGGAAGGCAGCGCCGCCAAGAAGAAGGCCGCCTGA